In Anaerostipes hadrus ATCC 29173 = JCM 17467, a single genomic region encodes these proteins:
- a CDS encoding AAA family ATPase: MSQTIVRLQGLELRNIKNVEFGKIEMPNSYQNERRYNNSEILGLYGQNGSGKTAVIDTMYFLQKFMTGESIEKKLTDYINMKKESAELKASFIIFEDNIMYDVDYNICIVREKDNFAVIKKESLSCSKIIEDKKINNKTIFMEFKRDNREDIFTPKKRLEELLDENKEDKTDLIVAKKMAEKSNCSYIFGANSREIFFKKYDGKFQQYSFIIKRLFEFAVKDLFVINNVHSGVISANIVLPMAFRIDSENNGVKGDLPVSLLETTILDNEDLKILRNIIEEINTVLYTIIPGLRIEIKEYGSQLMDNGEEGYKIELMSSREGMPSFPIRMESEGIIKIISILNALIQAFSDPSICLAIDELDAGIFEYILGELLQIFDESAKGQLIFTSHNLRALEMLEKESIMFSTTNSSNQYIHMKNIKQSNNLRDVYLRSITLGGQKEEIYKETSSLKIARAFRKAGRCVKNNE; the protein is encoded by the coding sequence ATGAGTCAAACAATTGTTAGGTTACAAGGATTGGAATTAAGAAATATAAAGAATGTTGAATTTGGAAAAATTGAAATGCCTAATAGTTATCAAAATGAGAGAAGATATAATAATTCAGAGATATTAGGGCTATATGGACAAAATGGTTCAGGAAAAACAGCTGTTATTGATACAATGTATTTTTTACAAAAATTTATGACCGGAGAAAGTATAGAAAAAAAATTAACAGATTACATTAATATGAAGAAAGAAAGTGCAGAATTAAAAGCATCATTTATTATTTTTGAAGACAATATTATGTATGATGTAGATTACAATATTTGTATTGTACGAGAAAAAGATAATTTCGCAGTTATTAAAAAAGAAAGTTTGAGCTGTTCAAAAATTATTGAAGATAAAAAAATAAATAATAAAACAATATTTATGGAATTTAAAAGAGACAATAGAGAAGATATTTTTACACCGAAAAAGAGATTAGAAGAATTATTAGATGAGAATAAAGAAGATAAAACGGATTTGATAGTAGCAAAAAAAATGGCAGAAAAATCAAATTGTTCTTATATATTTGGAGCAAATAGCAGGGAAATCTTTTTTAAGAAATATGATGGAAAATTTCAGCAATATTCTTTTATTATAAAAAGATTATTTGAATTTGCGGTGAAGGATTTATTTGTAATTAATAATGTACATTCAGGTGTGATTTCAGCAAACATTGTTTTACCAATGGCTTTTAGAATTGATAGTGAAAATAATGGGGTAAAAGGAGATTTGCCAGTATCTCTTTTAGAAACGACTATCTTGGATAATGAAGATTTAAAAATATTAAGAAATATTATTGAAGAAATTAATACAGTTTTGTATACAATTATTCCAGGATTAAGAATTGAAATTAAAGAATATGGCAGCCAGTTAATGGATAATGGAGAAGAAGGATATAAAATTGAACTTATGTCATCAAGAGAAGGGATGCCGTCATTTCCAATTAGAATGGAATCAGAGGGAATTATAAAAATAATTTCAATCTTAAATGCATTAATTCAAGCGTTTAGTGATCCTTCTATTTGTCTGGCAATAGACGAATTAGATGCAGGAATATTCGAATATATATTAGGAGAATTGCTGCAAATATTTGATGAGAGTGCAAAGGGCCAATTGATTTTTACATCACATAATCTTAGAGCATTAGAAATGTTGGAAAAAGAAAGTATAATGTTTTCAACAACCAATTCCTCAAACCAATATATTCATATGAAAAATATAAAACAATCAAACAATCTGAGAGATGTTTAT